The Clostridium sp. DL-VIII DNA window TTCTATCTCTTTGATGATATCCTTTCCTTTACATGCCACCTCATATTCTTCTGGAAATAAAGCTCTAATATCTTGCGCTAACGGATTACTAATTTGTTCATTATTTTTTATTCTTTTTACTGCAAATGCAATGTGATCTGCAAGTGGGCATAAAATATTCACGTCTACTTTTTGAAATTTCTTTTCTGCTTCCATAATGATATTATTCGCAATTTCTAAGATCTGAGGCTCTATATTATTTATTATCTCTTTCGTAAGTCCTCTTTCAGTTTCCTGCTGCAAAAGATATATATGTGCATTTTCTGGAGCTTCAATACGTTCATTGACCTTTTTCCCAAAACCTATACCTTTTCCGAGCAAGATATACTCTTTATAGTTATCCATGTTTATAGCGAGCACACCGTTATGATTTAGTGCTTTTATCACTCTGAACATTTTATGCCTCCCCTTTTTTATTTATTATTTAAATATATCAACTGCAATTAAAGCTTCTCCTGCTCTAATGTTACCAGTTTTTAACAAACGCACTTTTTGATTGTTATTTAATGCAGTGCAAATGCATGGTGATGCAATAGACGGTGCATTATTTTTTATAAATTCTAAATCAAAACTTAATATTTTATCCCCAGCTTTTACTTGATCTCCCTCTTCCACATAAGTTTCAAAGGCCTTTGCATCAAGCTTTACTGTATCTATTCCTATGTGAATGAGTAGTTCAAGTCCATCAGTTGTTGTTAACCCCACTGCATGTTTTGATGGGAATACAAAACTTATCACTCCATCTGCTGGAGCTATGACATTTCCTTCACTTGGAACAATCGCAGCCCCATCTCCCATTATCTTGCTTGCAAATACCTCATCTGGTACTTCAGATAAATCTTTTGTTTCACCTGTTAATGGGCTATTTAAAATTATTGTACTTATAATTTTTCCTTGAATTTGTTTTTTAATATCTTTATCAATATTTTTTTCTGATTCTTTTTCTATTACTGTATGGCTAGTAACTTCCTCATCTTGTGCTCCATTCAAATAATCTTCTAAATTTGATTTTATAACCGTTACTCTTGGTCCATACATTATTTGAACACCTGACCCTCTGTGAAACACTCCTGATGCTCCAGTTTGCTTTAATAAATCTTCATTTACCAATTCGGCGTTGTGTATTGTACACCTCAATCTAGTTACACAGCAGTCAACATCAGAAATATTTTTCTTTCCTCCAAGACCTCTGCATATCATAGCTGAAAGTTCATCTGCTTCTTCATTTTGAGCATTCTTTCTTTCTTCTACATCCCTTCGGGTATAAAGTTTAACTTCATCAGAATCTTCGCGGCCTGGAGTCTTTAGATTAAATTTCCTAATTAAGAAAGTGAATAATAAATAGTATACTACAAAATATATAATTCCTACAACTACAATCCATATCCAGCTTGTTTTAGCATTTCCTTGTAAAATACCAAATAAGAATAGATCAATAAATCCACCAGAAAAAGTCATACCTACTCCAACACCTAGAATGTGCATTAGCATATAAGCAAGTCCCGCAAGCGCACAGTGCACCACATATAATGCTGGTGCTACGAATAGAAATGTGTATTCAATTGGTTCTGTTATACCAGTAAGCATTGAAGTTAATGCTGCTGATAATAATAATCCACCTACCACTTTTCTCTTTTCAGGTTTAGCACATTGATACATAGCTAGCGCTGCTCCTGGCAAACCAAATATCATAAGCGGAAATTTACCTGACATAAACCTTGTTGCAGAAACACTAAAATGTGTTATTCCTGGAGTTCCAAGTTCTGCAAAAAAAATATTTTGGGCACCTTCAATAACTTTTCCACCTACTTCAGCTGTACCTCCAACGGCTGTCTGCCAGAATGGTAAATAAAATACGTGGTGAAGGCCAAACGGTATTAATAAACGTTCCATCAATCCGTAAACCCATGTTCCTGCATAACTTGATGCAAGTACTAGATCTCCAATTTTGTAAATACCAGCCTGAACTGGGGGCCAAATATAGAACATTAAAATTCCAACTATTAAATAAACAATTGAACTTATAATTGGAACAAATCTACTTCCACCAAAAAATGATAATACTTGCGGTAATTCAATTTTATAAAACTTATTATGTAATTCTGCTGTACCAAGCCCCACTATAATCCCACCAAAAACCCCCATTTGTAATGAAGTAATTCCAAGTACTGAAGTTGATGCACCAGTTAAAAGAGCCTCTGTTCCACCATGAATTTTAATCATGGCACCAATTGATGCATTCATTATAAGAAATGCAATTCCTGCTGCTAACGCTGCAACTTCTCTTTCCTTCTTAGACATGCCTATTGCTACACCTATTGCGAATATTAAAGGTAGATTTTCAAATACAATGTTTCCTGAATCATTCATTACTGAAAGAAGTGCATTGACAAATGTGCCAGGTCCAATTAAACCTGCAAGTCCATAAGTATCCAGCATTGTTTTATTAGTGAACGACTCACCTATACCTAAAAATAAACCTGCTACTGGTAAAATAGCAATCGGAAGCATAAAAGATCTTCCTACACGTTGCAAAACACTAAAAATATTATCTTTCATAATTCTTCTCCTTACATGAGATCTTTTTTGCACATTTTAGATGCCTTATGCCTTTTACGTGCAAAAAAGCATTAACTAACATAAACATCTTCAATAAATATTTATGTATAGTTAATGCATACCTACCAGTTACATACTATATCATTTATTTCACTCTAGCATATCTATAACTGCATGTCAATGTTTTCATTGTAAACTTTTGGACATACTTTAAATTTATTTTTTTCTATTTTTTCATGCTATTGTAATACAATTAATTTTACTTTTAGTATTAACTTCACTAATTACTATTTCTTATTTTTAGATGATATATCAATCCATACTGCAAATAACAATATTAATCCTTTAACAATATATTGCCAAAACGTTGGTGTATTCATCATACTCATACCATTATCTACACTTGCCATTACAAGAGCACCAATTAATGCTCCAGCTACTGAACCACTACCACCGCTTAAGCTTGCACCACCTATAACACAGGATGCTATTGCATCTAGTTCTGCATTTTGGCCAGCTGCAACTGAACCTGCATTTAATCTGGCTGTTAATAATATACCGGCTATTGCCGCAAGTAAACCTACCATTGAGTATACAACTATAATATGTTTCTTTACATTTATTCCTGATAATCTTGCGGCGTCTCTATTTCCGCCTATTCCATAAACTCTTCTTCCGAATATAGTTTTTGTTCCTATAAATGATAAGATTAATGCCAAAACTAACATTATAAATGCTGGTATTGGAAATCCTTGATAATCATTTAAAATTAATACTAATACTAATGATACGACTCCAATTGCTACTATAATCAAAACATCAAAAGTCATTGGTTTAACTGCAATGTTATATTTAATCTTGTTTTTTCTATTATTTAAGACTAAATATGCTGCACCTGCAACTGCTAGAACTACTAATAAGTATCCTAAAACTGTTGGCAAATATCCTTGTCCTATTACTTTAAAATCGTTTGTAAGTGGTGCTACAGTATTTCCATTAGTAACGCCTATTAATACACCTCTGAAAATAAGCATACCTGCTAAGGTAACTATGAAGGAGGGCACATTTCTAAATGCTATCCAATATCCATTCCAAGCTCCTATGATTATCCCAAGTATTAATGTTATTACTATAGTTGGTACAGCTGAGAAACCGAGCCAAACGTTTAGTATTGCTGCAATTCCTCCAAGTAATCCGAGAGTTGATCCTACTGAAAGATCTATCTCTCCTAAAATAATTACAAAAACCATACCTATTGCAAGTACTCCTGTAATTGACATTTGTCTAATTAAATTGGATAAATTTCTTGTTGACAAAAAGTTTCCTCCTGTCAAAACGGTAAATAAAAGCCATATTGCTACTGTTGCTATTAATATTGTTGTCATCTTAGATTTAAATATTACATTTAACCCCGACTTCTTCACTTTCTCTGAATCTACACTCTTACTTAATTGCATTTTATACCCCTCCTACAGAAGTTATAGTCTCTTCGTTCTTAATCACATTTTTATCCTCGTTTTTATTGCCTACAGAATATTTCATAATCATCTCTTGAGTTAAATTGTTATTCTCCAAGCTTGCCTTTATTTCGCCCTCATTCATTACTAGAATTCTATCACTAATTCCAAGCACCTCTGTTAATTCAGATGAAACCATTATTATAGATATTCCTTGTTTAGCCAATTTAAATATCAACTTATAAATCTCATACTTCGCTCCAACATCAATTCCTCTAGTTGGTTCATCTAATATCAATATTTTAGGTTCAGCTAAAAGATTTTTGGCGAGTATTACTTTTTGTTGATTACCACCACTTAAATTTTTTATTGGTAATTCTGTTGATGCAGTCTTAATCTTTATATCGTCAATATATTTAAGAATATCCATCATTTCCTTATCATTATCTATTACATTAAGCGGCTTTTTATATTTTATGAGATTACTCATTGTTATATTTTTAGCCACACTCATTCCAGCAATTATTCCATCTTTCTTTCTATCTTCTGGAACCATGGCTATTCCTTTACTTAATGCTTGTCCTGGATTTTGGATATTAACTTTTTTTCCCTCATAATATATTTCACCATTTTTTTCGCCTTGGAAGCTGCCATATATACTTGCAACCATTTCGGTTCTGCCTGAACCTACTAATCCTGAAATTCCAAGTATTTCTCCACGCCTTAGTGTAAAATTAGCATTTTTTACTCTTTTTATATTTCTATTAAAAGGATCAAAAACATTAAAATTCCTTACTTCAAAAAATACTTCTCCTATATCATGTTCTTCTCGTGGAAATAAATTTTTCATTTCTCTTCCGACCATCATTTGCACTAATTTATCTTGATTTATTTCTTTAACAGGTACTTGACCTATTGTTGCCCCATCTCTAATTACTGTAACATTGTCACATATTCTTGTAACTTCATTTAATTTATGGGATATATAAATACATGTAACTCCGTCTTTCCTTAAGTCGTCTAGTATTTCCATTAAAACCTCAACTTCACCCTCACTTAGTGATGCTGAAGGCTCATCAAGGATTAGTAATTTTGCATTTTTAGACAAAGCTTTTGCAATTTCAACTAATTGCTGATGACCAATTCCCAAATCGCCAGCTCTAGTAAGCGGACTAATGTTAAGCTTAACTCTTTTTAATAATTCATTTGTTTTATTTAATTGTTCACTAAAACTTATAATTCCGTGATTATTAATTTCATTTCCTAAAAAAATATTTTCAGCTATTGATAGCTGCTTAATAATAGCTAATTCTTGGTGAATAATTGCTATGCCTGCTTTTTCAG harbors:
- a CDS encoding PRD domain-containing protein, encoding MFRVIKALNHNGVLAINMDNYKEYILLGKGIGFGKKVNERIEAPENAHIYLLQQETERGLTKEIINNIEPQILEIANNIIMEAEKKFQKVDVNILCPLADHIAFAVKRIKNNEQISNPLAQDIRALFPEEYEVACKGKDIIKEIEGIEINEDEISYIAIHIHSSLGNEKVSQAMEIATLVRSCITSIEESTGKKIDIESLSYNRLMNHIKYMAARMLKGETIKLDMNDYISERFPKSFEIAEGICKKLGKELKREIKAVEIGYLAMHIERVFADELEQ
- a CDS encoding PTS transporter subunit IIABC, coding for MKDNIFSVLQRVGRSFMLPIAILPVAGLFLGIGESFTNKTMLDTYGLAGLIGPGTFVNALLSVMNDSGNIVFENLPLIFAIGVAIGMSKKEREVAALAAGIAFLIMNASIGAMIKIHGGTEALLTGASTSVLGITSLQMGVFGGIIVGLGTAELHNKFYKIELPQVLSFFGGSRFVPIISSIVYLIVGILMFYIWPPVQAGIYKIGDLVLASSYAGTWVYGLMERLLIPFGLHHVFYLPFWQTAVGGTAEVGGKVIEGAQNIFFAELGTPGITHFSVSATRFMSGKFPLMIFGLPGAALAMYQCAKPEKRKVVGGLLLSAALTSMLTGITEPIEYTFLFVAPALYVVHCALAGLAYMLMHILGVGVGMTFSGGFIDLFLFGILQGNAKTSWIWIVVVGIIYFVVYYLLFTFLIRKFNLKTPGREDSDEVKLYTRRDVEERKNAQNEEADELSAMICRGLGGKKNISDVDCCVTRLRCTIHNAELVNEDLLKQTGASGVFHRGSGVQIMYGPRVTVIKSNLEDYLNGAQDEEVTSHTVIEKESEKNIDKDIKKQIQGKIISTIILNSPLTGETKDLSEVPDEVFASKIMGDGAAIVPSEGNVIAPADGVISFVFPSKHAVGLTTTDGLELLIHIGIDTVKLDAKAFETYVEEGDQVKAGDKILSFDLEFIKNNAPSIASPCICTALNNNQKVRLLKTGNIRAGEALIAVDIFK
- a CDS encoding sugar ABC transporter permease, translated to MQLSKSVDSEKVKKSGLNVIFKSKMTTILIATVAIWLLFTVLTGGNFLSTRNLSNLIRQMSITGVLAIGMVFVIILGEIDLSVGSTLGLLGGIAAILNVWLGFSAVPTIVITLILGIIIGAWNGYWIAFRNVPSFIVTLAGMLIFRGVLIGVTNGNTVAPLTNDFKVIGQGYLPTVLGYLLVVLAVAGAAYLVLNNRKNKIKYNIAVKPMTFDVLIIVAIGVVSLVLVLILNDYQGFPIPAFIMLVLALILSFIGTKTIFGRRVYGIGGNRDAARLSGINVKKHIIVVYSMVGLLAAIAGILLTARLNAGSVAAGQNAELDAIASCVIGGASLSGGSGSVAGALIGALVMASVDNGMSMMNTPTFWQYIVKGLILLFAVWIDISSKNKK
- a CDS encoding xylose ABC transporter ATP-binding protein encodes the protein MSEYILEMTDIVKEFFGVKALDGVTLKVKQGEVHALCGENGAGKSTLMKILSGEYPVGSYSGKIVFEGKELKQVGIRDSEKAGIAIIHQELAIIKQLSIAENIFLGNEINNHGIISFSEQLNKTNELLKRVKLNISPLTRAGDLGIGHQQLVEIAKALSKNAKLLILDEPSASLSEGEVEVLMEILDDLRKDGVTCIYISHKLNEVTRICDNVTVIRDGATIGQVPVKEINQDKLVQMMVGREMKNLFPREEHDIGEVFFEVRNFNVFDPFNRNIKRVKNANFTLRRGEILGISGLVGSGRTEMVASIYGSFQGEKNGEIYYEGKKVNIQNPGQALSKGIAMVPEDRKKDGIIAGMSVAKNITMSNLIKYKKPLNVIDNDKEMMDILKYIDDIKIKTASTELPIKNLSGGNQQKVILAKNLLAEPKILILDEPTRGIDVGAKYEIYKLIFKLAKQGISIIMVSSELTEVLGISDRILVMNEGEIKASLENNNLTQEMIMKYSVGNKNEDKNVIKNEETITSVGGV